In the genome of Cryptomeria japonica chromosome 8, Sugi_1.0, whole genome shotgun sequence, one region contains:
- the LOC131029927 gene encoding cell wall protein IFF6, whose amino-acid sequence MWNPKFFVLVVTTALVFACIVEGRIVRSDLGLSLGGDGGLGLGVGLGVGAGLGLGGSGSGSGSGSGSGSGSGSGSGSGSGSGSGSGAGAGAGSYAGSGAGSHGGGQGGGSGSGYGAGSGSGHGAGSGSGHGKGGGSGYGSGSGSGSGYGSGSGSGSGYGAGSGSGAGNGGGGY is encoded by the coding sequence ATGTGGAATCCCAAGTTTTTTGTTTTGGTCGTTACGACCGCGCTTGTGTTTGCATGCATTGTGGAGGGGCGGATTGTACGAAGTGATCTGGGCCTCAGCCTGGGCGGAGACGGAGGCTTGGGTTTAGGCGTGGGGTTGGGCGTGGGGGCAGGCCTAGGCCTAGGTGGAAGTGGAAGCGGCTCTGGCTCGGGATCTGGTTCCGGTTCAGGTTCGGGATCAGGTTCAGGATCAGGATCAGGCTCAGGCTCAGGCTCAGGAGCCGGTGCTGGTGCGGGATCATATGCAGGTTCGGGAGCAGGTAGCCATGGTGGCGGTCAGGGTGGTGGTTCGGGGAGTGGTTATGGTGCAGGTTCTGGTAGTGGGCATGGTGCGGGTTCTGGTAGTGGGCATGGTAAAGGCGGTGGAAGTGGTTATGGTTCGGGATCTGGGTCTGGTAGTGGGTATGGAAGCGGTTCAGGAAGTGGCTCGGGCTACGGGGCTGGGTCTGGATCTGGCGCTGGCAATGGTGGAGGAGGTTACTAA